From Pongo pygmaeus isolate AG05252 chromosome 2, NHGRI_mPonPyg2-v2.0_pri, whole genome shotgun sequence, a single genomic window includes:
- the LOC129032445 gene encoding uncharacterized protein LOC129032445 isoform X2: MLPVQRRKLDPLLKKYRHHKKATRTKRRRKEKMESQCSPVPPTPSTPPQSEEDETVDKKPTLLSAQEDTPDLLYEDRLQCLQEEGSGVIHQECQIQSCELSMAQKPRPSSPAVTSLASPPLCFGSFLSCVCQTISRSRKQKPRRRKDGVSLCRQAGAQ; the protein is encoded by the exons ATGCTTCCAGTCCAGAGGAGAAAGCTAGACCCACTCCTCAAAAAGTATAGGCATCATAAGAAGGCGACAAGGacaaaaagaaggaggaaggagaaaatggagtCCCAGTGCTCACCTGTTCCTCCAACACCTTCAACACCACCACAAAGTGAAGAAGATGAGACTGTAGACAAAAAGCCAACTCTACTCAGTGCCCAGGAAGATACTCCTGACCTTCTCTATGAG GACAGATTACAGTGTCTGCAGGAAGAGGGTTCCGGTGTGATTCATCAGGAATGTCAGATCCAGTCCTGTGAGCTCTCGATGGCTCAGAAGCCCAGGCCCTCTTCTCCTGCAGTGACATCCTTGGCATCACCACCACTCTGCTTTGGCAGTTTCCTAAGCTGTGTCTGCCAGACCATCTCAAGGTCTAGGAAGCAGAAGCCTCGCAGAAGAAAGG atggagtctcgctctgtcgccaggctggagcgcagtga
- the LOC129032445 gene encoding uncharacterized protein LOC129032445 isoform X1 — protein sequence MLPVQRRKLDPLLKKYRHHKKATRTKRRRKEKMESQCSPVPPTPSTPPQSEEDETVDKKPTLLSAQEDTPDLLYEDRLQCLQEEGSGVIHQECQIQSCELSMAQKPRPSSPAVTSLASPPLCFGSFLSCVCQTISRSRKQKPRRRKGNNQAEAGGDAEVLRPGPAKPELSLSKTCSHLKLIQLSFVFSFILLSVCHCSS from the exons ATGCTTCCAGTCCAGAGGAGAAAGCTAGACCCACTCCTCAAAAAGTATAGGCATCATAAGAAGGCGACAAGGacaaaaagaaggaggaaggagaaaatggagtCCCAGTGCTCACCTGTTCCTCCAACACCTTCAACACCACCACAAAGTGAAGAAGATGAGACTGTAGACAAAAAGCCAACTCTACTCAGTGCCCAGGAAGATACTCCTGACCTTCTCTATGAG GACAGATTACAGTGTCTGCAGGAAGAGGGTTCCGGTGTGATTCATCAGGAATGTCAGATCCAGTCCTGTGAGCTCTCGATGGCTCAGAAGCCCAGGCCCTCTTCTCCTGCAGTGACATCCTTGGCATCACCACCACTCTGCTTTGGCAGTTTCCTAAGCTGTGTCTGCCAGACCATCTCAAGGTCTAGGAAGCAGAAGCCTCGCAGAAGAAAGGGTAACaaccaggctgaggcaggaggtgatGCTGAGGTCCTGAGACCTGGCCCGGCAAAACCAGAGTTGAGCCTCAGCAAAACGTGTAGCCACTTGAAATTGATACAGCTTTCCTTTGTGTTTAGTTTTATACTTCTCTCTGTATGTCATTGTTCCTCTTAG